Proteins found in one Candidatus Desulfatibia profunda genomic segment:
- a CDS encoding efflux RND transporter periplasmic adaptor subunit — protein MPKVAGTLHFSKYLLIVGLLLFSLFSVSMAKDAGKNQGPPPVPVRVAMVEQKMVSDQISLVGTTAAVATSTIASEVSGVVEYFPVKEGDFVKKGDLLARLRSAELKIRLKGAVAAGEMIRAKLENAEKDLNRYSKLKDTDSISARIYDETLYNHRALSQELLRSQADIEHLEYDINQTKTVAPFSGFVAKEHTQVGEWINVGGPVVDLVDLGKIKVSVDVPERYAVKLSARDEVKVTISSISNDQHSGRIYALLPRADPDSRTFPVDIYLGNPDFKIKSGMEALVTLGLETAKQALLVPKDAVVTAGDDRLVFMVADGKAVPVPVKILGYYDGDVAVEGNLKPGIQVVIRGNERLRPGQPVSVIK, from the coding sequence ATGCCGAAGGTTGCCGGAACGTTGCATTTTTCAAAATATCTTTTGATTGTCGGGTTGCTGCTCTTTTCCTTATTTTCAGTTTCCATGGCCAAAGATGCCGGCAAAAATCAAGGTCCGCCGCCGGTGCCGGTTCGGGTCGCCATGGTGGAGCAAAAAATGGTTTCAGACCAGATATCTCTGGTTGGAACCACCGCAGCCGTTGCAACCAGCACAATTGCCTCAGAGGTGTCCGGAGTGGTTGAATATTTTCCCGTTAAGGAAGGTGACTTCGTCAAAAAAGGCGATTTGCTGGCCAGGTTGAGATCTGCCGAACTTAAGATTCGCCTAAAAGGTGCCGTGGCTGCCGGAGAGATGATCAGGGCAAAACTTGAAAATGCTGAAAAAGATCTTAACCGATACAGTAAACTGAAGGATACCGACAGCATTTCCGCCAGAATTTATGATGAGACGCTTTATAATCACCGGGCGCTTTCCCAGGAATTGCTGCGCAGTCAAGCGGACATCGAGCATCTTGAGTATGACATCAACCAAACCAAAACCGTTGCGCCTTTTTCAGGATTTGTCGCCAAAGAGCACACCCAGGTCGGGGAATGGATCAACGTCGGCGGACCGGTGGTTGATCTGGTTGATCTCGGTAAAATTAAAGTTTCCGTGGATGTGCCCGAGCGCTATGCAGTAAAGCTGTCCGCCCGGGACGAGGTGAAGGTAACGATATCAAGCATCTCAAACGACCAGCATTCCGGCCGCATATACGCCCTCCTGCCCCGGGCGGATCCGGATTCCAGAACATTTCCGGTAGACATATACCTCGGAAACCCGGACTTTAAAATAAAAAGCGGTATGGAGGCCCTAGTAACTTTGGGTTTGGAGACCGCAAAACAGGCGCTGCTGGTACCCAAAGATGCGGTGGTGACCGCCGGAGACGACCGGTTGGTTTTTATGGTTGCCGATGGTAAGGCCGTGCCGGTACCTGTTAAGATTCTCGGCTATTATGATGGCGATGTAGCCGTAGAAGGAAATCTAAAACCGGGGATTCAGGTTGTGATTCGCGGTAATGAACGACTCAGACCCGGACAACCGGTATCGGTTATCAAGTAA